One part of the Quercus lobata isolate SW786 chromosome 7, ValleyOak3.0 Primary Assembly, whole genome shotgun sequence genome encodes these proteins:
- the LOC115954277 gene encoding probable glucan endo-1,3-beta-glucosidase BG4: MMAPFWIASILLAIATINHNNNGIVQADILYAGIVYGTPGNNTPDTVEALAVCRKYGIRRIRIMETDDLAIQSLRSMGIEATLGVKDEYLPGLASSYEAAKSLFEIYLQPYVPSEFVVNYIVVGNKVIPGPNGKYVLPVVKNLQRVLADKNLTQIKVATAVSTDVLRTIFPPSHAAFSEKAQGDLIPLLQHLQETNSPLFIDVYPYHYFAAGQIRQDFATFSTHKAQYWDKTLGYWNMFDVLVDAFFWAMEKRDLDVKMVIGETGWPADGNGGLTTPELARTYNQNFLRHITAGHGTPKRPYTYREGFIYSMFYENDKPTGIDQRFGVFYTNKEPVYHLYFPYPKKHGRKGKSEKLFNTTG, encoded by the coding sequence ATGATGGCACCTTTCTGGATTGCGTCAATTCTGTTGGCTATTGCAACCATTAATCACAACAACAATGGCATTGTTCAAGCAGATATTTTATATGCAGGTATTGTCTATGGAACGCCCGGAAATAACACACCTGACACAGTTGAAGCATTGGCTGTTTGCCGTAAATATGGTATTCGGAGAATAAGGATTATGGAAACCGATGACCTTGCAATCCAATCTCTAAGGAGTATGGGAATTGAAGCAACTCTTGGCGTAAAAGATGAATATTTGCCTGGCCTAGCATCAAGCTATGAAGCTGCAAAGTCATTGTTTGAAATCTATTTGCAGCCCTACGTTCCTTCTGAATTTGTCGTTAACTATATTGTTGTTGGCAACAAAGTTATCCCTGGACCCAATGGCAAGTATGTTTTGCCGGTAGTGAAAAATCTTCAAAGGGTACTCGCCGATAAGAACTTAACTCAAATAAAAGTGGCAACTGCGGTGTCCACTGACGTATTGAGAACGATTTTTCCACCTTCACATGCTGCATTCTCAGAAAAGGCACAAGGGgatttgataccacttttacaACATTTACAAGAAACAAATTCACCCTTATTCATCGATGTGTATCCTTACCATTATTTTGCAGCCGGACAAATCCGTCAGGATTTTGCAACATTTTCTACACATAAAGCTCAGTATTGGGACAAGACGTTAGGTTATTGGAACATGTTTGATGTCTTGGTGGATGCTTTCTTTTGGGCAATGGAGAAACGTGATTTGGATGTGAAAATGGTTATTGGTGAAACAGGTTGGCCTGCCGATGGGAATGGTGGATTGACTACTCCAGAACTTGCAAGGACATATAATCAGAATTTTCTAAGACATATCACTGCAGGACATGGTACGCCAAAAAGACCATACACTTACCGGGAAGGGTTTATTTATTCCATGTTCTATGAAAATGATAAACCAACAGGAATTGACCAAAGGTTTGGAGTATTCTATACGAACAAAGAACCAgtttatcatttatattttcCTTATCCTAAGAAACATGGACGAAAGGGAAAGTCAGAGAAATTATTCAATACAACAGGATGA
- the LOC115952096 gene encoding UDP-glycosyltransferase 73C3-like, translating into MASTAQSHDPLHVFFFPFMSPGHLIPMIDIARLFASHGAKATILATPQNITRFQTILNRDQHANNDNNNIIDLLVLDFPYSEANLPENCENLDTLPSRNLSYNFTKAIMMLQPQAQQLVQQHQPDAIISDLNFPWTAEIARNCGIPRLVFHGTCCFSLCLNSCASQYKPHATVSSDTELFLVPGLPHPVYITMSQMPDRFFGNLGLHEFFEKFIEAERDTYGVVSNTFYEIEPEYVKHYEKLVGKKVWPVGPVSLFNTKALDIAERGNRASIDKDQVLTWLDSKKPNSVLYVCFGSLCNFSKSQLLEIGLGLESSKASFIWVIRDSYGDWFLPEGFEERVRDRALVIKGWAPQVLILNHSAVGGFMTHCGWNSVLESVTAGVPLITWPLFAEQFYNENFVLNRLGVGAEIGVKTGLAWGEEENIGVLVTRDRVEEVVTWLMGESEAVQGMRNRVSELSKLAMAAISKGGSSYVNMGLLIEDLLNLRRDRLSKSE; encoded by the coding sequence aTGGCATCGACAGCACAATCCCATGATCCACTCCATGTATTTTTCTTCCCATTCATGTCACCAGGCCACCTAATTCCCATGATCGACATAGCTCGACTCTTTGCCTCACATGGCGCAAAAGCCACGATCCTCGCCACCCCTCAAAACATCACTCGCTTCCAAACCATCCTCAACCGCGACCAACACGCcaacaacgacaacaacaacatcatCGACCTACTCGTCCTCGACTTCCCTTACTCCGAAGCAAACTTACCAGAAAACTGTGAAAACCTCGACACTCTCCCATCACGAAACTTGTCCTATAATTTCACAAAGGCCATCATGATGCTCCAACCTCAAGCTCAACAACTTGTTCAACAACACCAACCTGATGCAATCATTTCCGACCTTAACTTTCCATGGACGGCCGAAATTGCTCGAAACTGTGGCATCCCACGGCTTGTATTTCATGGAACATGTTGCTTTTCACTATGTCTCAATAGCTGTGCTTCTCAGTATAAGCCTCACGCTACTGTGAGCTCTGATACAGAGCTATTCTTGGTGCCCGGTTTACCTCACCCAGTTTATATTACCATGTCTCAGATGCCAGACCGGTTTTTTGGCAACTTGGGTTTGCATGAATTCTTTGAGAAATTCATAGAGGCTGAGCGTGACACGTACGGTGTCGTGTCCAATACGTTCTATGAGATTGAACCAGAATATGTCAAACACTATGAAAAACTTGTTGGCAAAAAGGTATGGCCGGTTGGACCTGTTTCGCTTTTCAACACTAAAGCTTTGGACATAGCGGAGAGAGGGAATAGAGCTTCCATTGACAAAGATCAAGTGCTCACATGGCTGGACTCGAAGAAACCAAACTCGGTGCTCTATGTTTGTTTTGGCAGTCTCTGTAATTTTTCAAAGTCACAGCTTTTGGAGATTGGGTTAGGCCTTGAATCTTCAAAGGCTTCATTCATTTGGGTAATCAGAGATAGCTACGGAGATTGGTTTTTGCCAGAAggttttgaagagagagttagAGACAGAGCCCTTGTCATAAAGGGTTGGGCTCCACAGGTTCTTATTCTTAATCACTCGGCAGTTGGTGGGTTCATGACTCACTGTGGGTGGAACTCGGTGTTGGAATCGGTTACTGCTGGTGTGCCTTTGATAACTTGGCCACTCTTTGCTGAACAGTTTTATAATGAGAATTTTGTGCTGAATCGGTTGGGAGTCGGAGCTGAAATCGGTGTCAAAACCGGGTTGGCATGGGGAGAGGAGGAGAACATTGGTGTTTTGGTAACTAGGGACCGTGTTGAGGAGGTGGTGACTTGGTTAATGGGTGAGAGTGAAGCAGTGCAAGGAATGAGGAATCGGGTGAGTGAACTCAGCAAGTTGGCAATGGCTGCTATAAGCAAAGGTGGTTCATCTTATGTTAATATGGGACTTCTGATAGAGGATCTCCTGAATCTGAGAAGGGACAGGTTGTCAAAGAGTGAATAG
- the LOC115953739 gene encoding RNA polymerase sigma factor sigF, chloroplastic has product MEAGRNLLTSTQSFPLRTHLKSCLASPSSASVLMLHEQAAPAVTSMPSTLIARRSPTSVLLQEQHDENGLLLHMFKEDTAPRAMLDKRQMGTGASVHEEKNSGNSDQLVQDFERQLLHWPGLWHLFPSLQTGKNAHSSLSLQPVTTDLEKPMDVELCNVVAIAKKALSASKEAALLAEDSILIGADFDDSPSSGSGSRSLVNLPLEEEKTVRSTRLLERRSKKRRVPKSEVMIHETYSTRNVDVKRKIREGFDPNDPLRLFLWGPETKQLLTADEESKLIAQVQDLLKLEEVKSRLQSHFGREPTLVEWAEGAGLSYRVLQSKLHSCNSSRQKLIYANLRMVVHIAKQYLGRGLSFQDLLQEGSMGLMKSVVKFKPQAGCRFGTYAYWWIRQTIRKAIFQHSRTIRLPENVHTLLGKIMESKRILIQEGNHHPTKEDLARHVGITLDKLEKLLYNTRMPLSMQQPVWADQKTTFQEVTADTGIEIPDVSVAKQLMRQHVRNLLSNLSPRERKIIRLRFGIENGEQKSLAEIGNMFGLSKERVRQLESRALYRLKQCLGSEGLGAYADLLV; this is encoded by the exons TTTTGATGCTTCATGAGCAAGCAGCTCCTGCTGTTACCTCTATGCCAAGCACTTTGATAGCTCGACGATCTCCTACCTCAGTTCTATTACAAGAACAGCATGATGAAAATGGGCTTCTGTTGCACATGTTTAAGGAAGATACAGCACCTCGG GCAATGTTAGATAAAAGGCAGATGGGGACTGGGGCCTCAGTCCATGAAGAGAAAAACTCTGGCAACTCTGACCAGTTGGTGCAAGACTTTGAGCGCCAGTTGCTTCACTGGCCTGGTTTATGGCATTT GTTCCCATCCTTGCAAACAGGAAAAAATGCACACTCTTCCTTGTCACTGCAGCCTGTTACTACTGATCTGGAGAAGCCTATGGATGTTGAACTGTGTAATGTAGTTGCCATTGCTAAGAAAGCTTTGTCAGCATCTAAAGAAGCAGCCTTACTAGCAGAGGACTCCATATTAATTGGTGCTGATTTTGATGATTCACCTTCTTCggg TTCTGGGTCTAGAAGTTTGGTGAATTTACCACTTGAGGAGGAAAAAACGGTAAGGTCAACACGGCTTCTGGAGAGGCGATCTAAGAAGAGAAGGGTGCCAAAGTCGGAAGTTATGATTCATGAGACTTACAGTACTAGAAATGTTGATGTAAAGAGAAAGATTCGTGAAGGGTTTGATCCAAATGATCCCCTTCGGTTGTTCTTGTGGGGTCCTGAAACAAAACAACTTTTGACTGCTGATGAAGAGTCTAAATTGATTGCCCAAGTACAG GATTTATTGAAATTAGAGGAAGTGAAGAGCAGGCTCCAATCTCATTTTGGCCGTGAACCAACATTGGTTGAATGGGCTGAAGGAGCGGGGCTTAGTTATCGGGTCCTGCAGTCAAAACTTCACTCTTGTAACAGCAGTCGGCAAAAACTGATTTATGCAAACTTACGGATGGTGGTTCACATTGCTAAACAGTATCTAGGGCGTGGTCTCAGCTTTCAAGACTTATTACAG GAGGGCAGTATGGGTCTTATGAAGAGTGTTGTGAAGTTTAAACCCCAAGCTGGTTGTAGGTTTGGAACTTATGCCTACTGGTGGATAAGGCAAACAATTAGGAAGGCCATTTTTCAACATTCCAGGACAATTCGTTTGCCG GAGAATGTACATACCCTCCTGGGCAAGATAATGGAGTCAAAGAGAATACTCATTCAGGAAGGAAATCATCATCCAACCAAGGAAGATTTAGCACGACATGTCGGGATTACACTTGACAAGTTGGAGAAATTGCTATATAACACAAGAATGCCTCTTTCGATGCAACAGCCTGTCTGGGCAGACCAAAAAACAACTTTTCAA GAGGTAACTGCAGATACTGGGATTGAGATTCCAGATGTGAGTGTGGCAAAGCAGCTGATGAGGCAGCATGTGCGCAACCTTCTAAGCAATCTCAGCCCAAGAGAGAGGAAGATAATCAGGTTGAGGTTTGGTATTGAAAATGGTGAACAAAAATCATTGGCAGAAATTGGGAACATGTTTGGGTTGTCTAAGGAGAGGGTACGGCAGCTGGAGAGCCGAGCATTGTATAGGCTTAAGCAGTGTCTTGGTAGTGAAGGACTTGGGGCATATGCAGATTTGCTTGTTTAG